CATGAGCCTACGCTTTAAACAATTCATTTAAAGCAGACTCCGAAAAAAAAACCTAGACTTTAGACAATTCCGATTTCCCACTCCAACACTCTTACCCTAATCCCTACGCTATGAGTGCGCTAAAGAAAACTTATGTTCTCAAGCTCTACGTTGCTGGAAATACTAGCAATTCTGTACGAGCTTTGACAACACTCAAAAATATCCTTGAACACGAATTTCAAGGTGTCTACGCTCTCAAAGTGATCGATGTTCTCAAAAATCCGCAACTGGCAGAGGAAGATAAAATTTTAGCTACGCCGACCTTAGCGAAAGTATTACCACCTCCAGTCCGCAAAATTATCGGGGATCTTTCAGATCGGGAAAAGGTCTTGGTAGGGCTAGATATTCTCTACGAAGAACTCACTGAAGCCGAAGCGGATTTATAAACTTTAACTCGGACTGGAGGCTTTAGACTTTAAACTCTTGTATGTTTCCTAACCCGTTGCTGCAAATAGAGCCAATTTTTTGCGACTGAAGCGATGACTAAAACTAATCCGATTGAGCAACAAACCGAGTTGGCTCCACTGGGAGTACAAAAAATCCGGACGATGATTGAAGGCTTCGATGATATTAGTCATGGAGGCTTACCTCTAGGGAGAACCACCTTGTTCAGTGGTACTTCTGGAACTGGCAAGACATTATTTGCCGTTCAATTTCTTTACAATGGAATTGCTTATTTTGATGAGCCTGGGGTATTTGTAACTTTTGAAGAATCGCCTACTGATATCATCAAAAATGCCTCTAGTTTTGGATGGAATTTGCAACGATTAATTGATGAAGGGAAGTTGTTTATTCTGGACGCTTCCCCCGATCCAGAAGGGCAGGAAGTGGTCGGAAATTTTGACCTTTCTGCTCTAATTGAGCGCATACAGTACGCCATTCGTAAATATAAAGCTAAGCGAGTTTCTATCGATTCTGTTACCGCTGTTTTTCAGCAATATGATGCCGCTTCCGTGGTGCGGAGAGAGATTTTTCGCTTGGTAGCCCGCCTCAAGCAAATTGGCGTTACTACAGTGATGACAACGGAACGGCTAGAAGAATATGGCCCGGTAGCGCGGTTTGGGGTAGAAGAGTTTGTTTCCGATAACGTGGCAATTGTCCGCAACGTTTTAGAAGGAGAACGCCGTCGCCGCACGATTGAAATTCTCAAACTTCGTGGCACTACTCACATGAAGGGGGAATATCCTTTCACGATGACCAATAATGGCATCAATATTTTCCCACTCGGAGCGATGCGGCTCACTCAGCGTTCTTCCAATATCCGCGTTTCTTCGGGTGTCAAAACCCTTGACGAAATGTGTGGGGGTGGATATTTTAAAGATTCTATCATTCTAGCAACAGGTGCCACAGGTACCGGCAAAACGCTTTTAGTTAGCAAATTTTTGCAAGTTGCCTGCACAAACAACGAACGTGCAATTTTATTTGCTTACGAAGAATCTCGTGCCCAACTATCTCGTAACGCCTACTCTTGGGGCATAGATTTTGAGGAGATGGAACAAAAAGGATTGCTGCGAATCCTTTGCACCTATCCAGAGTCGGCTGGATTAGAAGACCACTTGCAGATGATTAAGTCAGAAATTGCTGAATTCAAGCCGTCTCGCATTGCCATTGATTCGCTTTCGGCATTAGCCCGAGGCATCAGCAATAACGCCTTCCGACAGTTTGTAATTGGTGTCACAGGTTATGCCAAGCAAGAGGAAATCACTGGCTTTTTTACCAATACTACAGATCACTTCATGGGTTCCCACTCGATTACGGATTCCCATATTTCCACGATTACAGACACGATTTTGATGCTGCAATATGTGGAAATTCGCGGTGAAATGTCCCGCGCTATCAATGTCTTTAAGATGCGGGGTTCATGGCATGAAAAAGGTATCCGCGAGTACACGATTAGTGACGCGGGAGCTGAAATTAAGGATTCGTTCCGCAATTACGAACGAATTATCAGTGGTTCTCCGACTCGGATTGCGGTTGACGAAAAGAGCGAACTCTCCCGAATTGTCAGAGGCATGAGGGAAAACGGCGACGATACCGAAATCTAACAGCTCTAGTAGGAGCATCTGGAATCTGTAAAGCTTCTATCTTTAGGCTTATATCCGAAGATATACGGGTACAAGCATTCGCTCTCCCCAAAGACGGAGTGCGGTCATTTTTCCTAATCTTAAAAATGGTGAAATCCCCTGAGAGCCTTGCTTTTACGCGAAAATCCTGGGATTGATTTTCTTGAAAATTCCCGGCTTCTTTACACAATCTTCATAATTTGGCGATCCTTTTGCTACTTTTTTAAAGTTTAGGTAAAGATAAGCTGGAATCCGTAGCAATATTTTTGAAGGAAAGATTAAATATAAAAAACGTCAATCCGCATATTTACGGAGTTACCCGATCTTTAAGGCTGGGAGACTGAAGAATATAAAGTAGTCTAGTCGTTTTCATCTGACCACAGCCCAGGGGAGGAGATTGAGTCAAATGCCGACCTTCGAGAAATCTCAACTTCAGTTAAACAATTTTCAACTGCTTGATGAGATATTTTTCCCCACAAACCATCAAACTGATGCCAGATTGAATCTTAAGCAAATCTGGGAGAAAGTTGCACTGCAATGGGAACAAACTGCTGCTTCTATAGAAACTCCTAGAGAAATTTGGGACAATATTCCGACAGGGAAACACTTCGATTCGATTCTGGATCTAGGATGTGGATATGGCAGGCATGCTGCCTATCTTTCAAAACAAAAAGAAATCACCTGCAATCAGTATTACGGAATAGATATTTCTGAAAATATGCTACGTCGGATGCTGACCTTTAATAAGGCATACAATTTATTCTCTTCACCGAATTTTGCTTTAATTTGTATGCAAATGGGTGAGTTGCCCTTTGAGGACAATTCAATAGAATTTATAATCTCAAGTAGTGTTTTTCTTCACCTAGAAAAGCAACAGCTCACTAAGAACCTGGCAGAAATTGCTCGTGTCATCAAGCCAGGGGGAGTTTTTATTTTCGAGGATTTATTTTACAACCGCTACTGTCCGGCAAATATCCGAGATAACGTTCTGAGAAAAGTGAGGAAATCTGGAGCCACTTTAGCCGATCTCAAGCAATACTCCTTGCGGGAAATCAACTGGCTACTGAAAAATTCCCAACTATCGCAAAAATGCCCTGAATATACGATAAAACCCCATAAATCTGTCATGCTAGCAGAACAACTAAGGGGAGTTGAGATTTCGGCTACGCCAGATATTGATCGGGAAATGAATCCTTCCAAATTTTTGAAAGGACTTTTGGCAAGTGGTTATTGCGTTTACTCGAAAGGCTAAAGGTAAAGATTAGAGGAGAGACGCGATCGCGTCTCTCCTTTTTAGGGCTTTCAACGAGCATGGAGGGATTCGAACCCCCGACCCTCAGAACCGGAATCTGATGCTCTATCCACTGAGCTACATGCCCTAATAACTTGAATAGTATAACATTTTTCGGGATTTAGCAATTCAGGCATTCCGGATGCTGTTACTTTCCGGTAAATTGGTCAGCGGCTGGGCGATGCCTCTCAAAGAAAATGATTCGCTTTGCACCTGATGCCAGAAGCCTTCATTTTGATTGCCCCTAGTCTATATCAGCCCTTTTTTTGCTGCTGAATCGGAATCTCAATAATAAACTCTACGCCCTGTAAGGGTAATGAAATACAACGAATCTGTCCCCGGTGACGCTCCACCACAATAGAGTAGCTGATAGACAATCCTAAGCCAGTGCCAGCCCCCACCGGCTTCGTCGTAAAGAAAGGGTCAAATATCTTCTTTTGTACTTCCTCTCTCATGCTAGGCCCATTATTCTTAATCCGGATTGCAACCCGATCCTTCTCTACAACAGAGGTACGAATCCAAATTGTAGGTGATTGTTGATGATTCATTGTTGATGACTCATTGCCATTGTCTGTGAACGATAAACCACAAACCTCTTCTAAGGCATCAATTGCATTACTGAGAATATTCATAAATACCTGATTCAACTGACC
The Coleofasciculus sp. FACHB-1120 genome window above contains:
- the kaiB gene encoding circadian clock protein KaiB, yielding MSALKKTYVLKLYVAGNTSNSVRALTTLKNILEHEFQGVYALKVIDVLKNPQLAEEDKILATPTLAKVLPPPVRKIIGDLSDREKVLVGLDILYEELTEAEADL
- the kaiC gene encoding circadian clock protein KaiC, with protein sequence MTKTNPIEQQTELAPLGVQKIRTMIEGFDDISHGGLPLGRTTLFSGTSGTGKTLFAVQFLYNGIAYFDEPGVFVTFEESPTDIIKNASSFGWNLQRLIDEGKLFILDASPDPEGQEVVGNFDLSALIERIQYAIRKYKAKRVSIDSVTAVFQQYDAASVVRREIFRLVARLKQIGVTTVMTTERLEEYGPVARFGVEEFVSDNVAIVRNVLEGERRRRTIEILKLRGTTHMKGEYPFTMTNNGINIFPLGAMRLTQRSSNIRVSSGVKTLDEMCGGGYFKDSIILATGATGTGKTLLVSKFLQVACTNNERAILFAYEESRAQLSRNAYSWGIDFEEMEQKGLLRILCTYPESAGLEDHLQMIKSEIAEFKPSRIAIDSLSALARGISNNAFRQFVIGVTGYAKQEEITGFFTNTTDHFMGSHSITDSHISTITDTILMLQYVEIRGEMSRAINVFKMRGSWHEKGIREYTISDAGAEIKDSFRNYERIISGSPTRIAVDEKSELSRIVRGMRENGDDTEI
- a CDS encoding class I SAM-dependent methyltransferase, giving the protein MPTFEKSQLQLNNFQLLDEIFFPTNHQTDARLNLKQIWEKVALQWEQTAASIETPREIWDNIPTGKHFDSILDLGCGYGRHAAYLSKQKEITCNQYYGIDISENMLRRMLTFNKAYNLFSSPNFALICMQMGELPFEDNSIEFIISSSVFLHLEKQQLTKNLAEIARVIKPGGVFIFEDLFYNRYCPANIRDNVLRKVRKSGATLADLKQYSLREINWLLKNSQLSQKCPEYTIKPHKSVMLAEQLRGVEISATPDIDREMNPSKFLKGLLASGYCVYSKG